TCACGCATGCCCTGCCACGTGCAGGCCTGCCACGGGTCGTCCAGCGCCGCGTCCCGTGCGCGGGGCGGGCGGCGTCGGTCCGCCAGGATCTGCTCCAGACGCTCGATATCCTCCCGATCACCGGAGCGCCCGGCGGCGCGCTTCATCGCCAGCAGATCCTCGATGGAGGCAATCCTGACCGGTAGCCCGTCCACATGCTTCGTTTCCGCCCGCGCCCAGAACGCCTCGAAGTCCGACCGCTCGCGAATGAACAGATCGATGGTGAGCCAGGGCCGCTCGCCATCAAACATCGAAAACGCCTTCATTCCCTTTTCGTTGGTCCAGGCCTCCCGGATCCGCCGGTCGGCGAAGTCGTCCGGATCGACCGGCGCATGGGGCAGGAAGCCCTGGGCCTTGAGGGCATCGATCACACGCCGGGCCGCCGCGGGTTCGAGATCGACGACGACGTCGAGGTCCTTCGTGAAGCGCAGAAAGCCATGCAGGATGGTGGCAACGCCTCCAATGACGACGTACCGGGCGCCGCACTCGTTCAACACGCGGAAGAGTGGCTTGAAGCGGCGGAACTCGCCAGCCATCTTTCCATTATAGGTTTCAGCCCCCTGGCGCTCAGGGATGGCTGTGAAGCGCGGCCTGCGACGGGCATGAGCTACCCTTGGACGGTCCGGGAGGCCACAATGGCGGCGATGCAGAAACACCTGATTCTTGGGGCGGCGGCGCTCGCGCTGGCGGCGTGCGGAAGCGCGCCGGAACCAGTCGAGATCCTGATGACGAACGGGCAGGGGGAAATCGCGGGCGAGGCGACCGACACCTCGATCATCCTGCAGACCCGCCTCACCGCGAAGTCGGGCTGGGCGGACGGCGATCTTCCGGGAATGGCCGGCGTCGCGCGGTTCGAGATTGCGACCAACCCGGAATCCCGGGCGCCGCGGGTCACGCCCTGGCTGGAGGCGCTGGCCGAGAACGATCACATCGTCAAGGTGAAGGTGGAGGGCCTATCGCCCGGGACCGAATACCTCTATCGCGTCGTGTACGGCCCGGACCGTGACAACACGGAGACGGGACCGGCCCGCTCGTTCGCCACCCACCCCGGCGCCGACGCGGCGGCAACCACCAGCTTCACCGTCGTCACCGGCATGAACTACCACCAGTTCTACAACAACCCGAACCGGATGTACACGGGGCCCGACCGGGAGCTCGGCTTCCCCGGCCTGGCGTCGATGCTGGCCCTGGAGCCCGACTTCTTCGTTGCGACCGGCGACAACGTCTACTACGACGCGCCCTACGACGGGCGGGCGGCCGACGCGCCGGCCATGCGCAGGAAGTGGCACGAGCAGCTCCGCCGGCAGCGCTTCATCGATTTCTTCGCCGAGACCCCAACCTACTGGGAAAAAGACGACCACGACTACCGTTACAACGACTGCGACAACACGACCGACGCCGCCCCGCTGCCCGACCTCGGACGCCGCATCTTCCTGGAGCAGGTGCCGATAGCGGACCCGAACGATCCCGACCCGGTGACCTACCGCACCCACCGGGTCAGCCGCGATCTGCAGATCTGGCTGGTCGAGGGACGTGAGTACCGAAGCCCCAACATGATGGAGCCGGGCCCGGACAAGACGCTCTGGGGCGAGGAACAGGTCGCGTGGTTCAAGGAGACGCTGCTCGCGAGCGACGCGACGTTCAAGATCCTGATCTCGCCGACGCCGATGGTCGGCCCGGACGATGCGAACCAGGCGGGGCGGGTTGCCGAGGGACACGATCCGGTGAAACGCGACAACCACTCGAACCCGTTCGGTTTCCGTCACGAACGCGACGAGTTGTTCGACTGGCTGATCGAGAACGACTTTCTCGAAAAGCACTTCTACATCGTCACCGGCGACCGGCACT
Above is a genomic segment from Acidobacteriota bacterium containing:
- a CDS encoding alkaline phosphatase — its product is MAGEATDTSIILQTRLTAKSGWADGDLPGMAGVARFEIATNPESRAPRVTPWLEALAENDHIVKVKVEGLSPGTEYLYRVVYGPDRDNTETGPARSFATHPGADAAATTSFTVVTGMNYHQFYNNPNRMYTGPDRELGFPGLASMLALEPDFFVATGDNVYYDAPYDGRAADAPAMRRKWHEQLRRQRFIDFFAETPTYWEKDDHDYRYNDCDNTTDAAPLPDLGRRIFLEQVPIADPNDPDPVTYRTHRVSRDLQIWLVEGREYRSPNMMEPGPDKTLWGEEQVAWFKETLLASDATFKILISPTPMVGPDDANQAGRVAEGHDPVKRDNHSNPFGFRHERDELFDWLIENDFLEKHFYIVTGDRHWQYHSLDPTGLEEFSTGALVDANSRLGRPPGDPDSNDPNALVMQYYTYDEPTGGFLNVVVTPGEAPTAAFRFYDEQGVLMYEDVKTAD